In Panacibacter microcysteis, the genomic stretch AGTCATTTTTACTTACACGGTGCTGTACAAGATCTTCCCATCCCTGCATTACGTCATCTTCTGCGTCTTCCACAGATTTTACAATGGCAACATTGCCACCTGCTATTACCCCGGTTACAAGATCTGTAGGTACACCGTAGGTGGGCGGGCATTCACTTGCATCCAGTATACCAAGCCTGCCGCTGGTGCCTGCACCAACATAAAACAGCCTGCCACCTGCAAGCATTTTATCTACCACTGCGCTAATGAGTCGCTCTATTGCAGGCAAAGCCTTCTCTACTGCAAAAGCCACTTTCTTGTCTTCATTGTTAATATTGGTAATAATTTCCAGCACAGACATTTTTTCCTGGTGCCTGTATGGAGAAGGCTGCTCGGTAACTCTTGTAAAATCTTTCATACGTGTGTATACTTATGCTGTTGTGTGATAGGCGATCAATCCATCCATTGGTTGTTTGAGCACTTTGCCCAATTCAAGTTCGTACGTATTGCACAAATCCTGCAACACATCCTGCAGTCCGTATGCAACGCTACCTACAAAACTGATGGGGTATAACCAGCTTTCCCTGTATTTGTACAGATGTGTAAAGAAAAAATCATTCAGGCCATCTTCTATAATATTTTCAATCATATAGTGGCCGCGGTTTTCTGCAAGAAAAACCGCGAAAGAAGCAAGATAACGATTTGGCTGTGGCCTTTTATAAACGTGCTCCAGTATATCGTTTGCGTTTGTTTTAAACTGTTCATTAAAGCGAAGCAGCAGCTCTTCATCAAATGTATTGTAGAGGAAATGCTGTATCACTTTCCGGCCAAGGTATGCACCACTGCCTTCATCGCCTAATACGTACCCTAAACCCGGGCTGTTTTTTATAATTTTTTTGCCATTATAGTAGCAACTGTTTGAGCCTGTACCCAAAATGCATGCAACACCTTTTTCATTTCCGCAAACGGCTCTTGCTGCTGCCAGCAAATCTATATTGGCCTCTATTTTGGCCGAGGGAAAAACTTTCTTTAAAACTTTCTTTAAAACTTTTACATTATCGGGGTTGCCAAGCCCGGTACCGTAGTAATGCACTTCGTCAACCTGTACATCTTTGATCTTTTTTACAAGTTCGTTTTGCAACAGTGCCACTATTTCTGCTGCAGTTAAAAAATAAGGACTGATACCCTGCGTAATAATTTTCTTTTTCCTGTTGTTGGCAATTAAACACCATTCACATTTGGTGGAACCGCTGTCTGCAATAAGTTTGATTGCCATAGGTTATTAATTAAGGTTTGAAGATATGAGTTATGCCATTTTACAGCAATATTTTTTGGTACCGGCAGTAGTGTTTCATGGCATCGCCTGTTGCCACGCTCGGTTCATGGTTCTGCTCTTTTGGCGGCTGCAGCGTTCTGTTTATGCGTGGCCGCCGGCAAAAGGGTTAAATGAAATTTTGTCACTGCTGCGCAAAACACTTTCTTTGCCGTCCTGTTAATGCTGCCAACTATTCGCAGTTGTGCAATAAGCGGTTGCAAAAAATGCAATTTTGGCTCGTAATGGCTGCGTGGCACAGTAATCGCTAACCCAACTGCATTAACAATCAACTGTTCACTAAATTTTAAATTCATACAATTATGGCTAAAAAGATCAATGTTACCCCTCTGCATGACAGGGTAATCATCCAACCAGCCCGTGCTGAAGAGAAGACTGCTGGTGGTATTATTATTCCGGACACTGCTAAAGAAAAACCTCAGCGTGGTACCGTTGTAGCTGCAGGCCCAGGCAAGAAAGATGAGCCTGTTTCTGTAAAAGTTGGCGACACAGTACTTTATGGCAAATATGCCGGTACTGAGATCCAGATTGAAGGCAACGACCTTTTGATCATGAGAGAGAGCGATATACTTGCGATAATCTAACCGCGGAGCTGCTCAATACTTATTCTATAGTACAAGAGTGCGACGCAACGACTGCTTAATAGTATTGCTGCCGCCTGGTACACAAAAAATTTCGGGTAAGTAAATGTGCAGGTGTACAAACTGCTCTTTAAGATTCAAATTAATTATTAACCGATTTTCAAATTTTAATATTATGGCTAAACAACTCTTCTTCGATATCGAGGCAAGAAATAAAATGAAGCGTGGTGTAGATGTTCTTGCCAACGCAGTTAAAGTTACATTAGGACCTAAAGGTCGCAATGTTGTTATTGAGAAAAAATTTGGTGCTCCTGCTGTAACAAAAGATGGTGTTACAGTTGCCAAAGAAATTGAACTGGAAGACCCGATTGAAAACATGGGCGCACAAATGGTAAAAGAAGTAGCATCTAAGACTGCTGATATTGCAGGTGATGGTACTACTACTGCAACTGTACTGGCTCAGTCAATCATCAGCGAAGGCCTGAAAATGGTTGCTGCAGGTGCAAACCCAATGGATCTTAAACGCGGTATTGATAAAGCTGTTGCACTGGTTGTTGAAAACCTGAAAGGACAGTCTCAGACCGTGGGTAACGACAGCAAAAAAATTCAGCAGGTTGCAACAATCTCTGCTAACAATGACGAAACAATCGGTAAACTGATTGCTGAAGCTTTTGCAAAAGTTGGTAAAGAAGGTGTAATTACTGTAGAAGAAGCGAAAGGTACTGATACTACAGTAGACGTGGTAGAAGGTATGCAGTTTGACCGCGGTTATATCTCTCCATACTTTGTTACAAACAGCGAGAAAATGGAAGCTGAATTACAGAATCCATACATTCTTATCTACGATAAGAAAATCTCTGCAATGAAAGACATTCTTCACATACTGGAGAAAGTTGCACAAAGTGGCCGTCCGCTGGTGATTATTTCTGAAGACCTGGAAGGCGAAGCATTGGCTACACTGGTAGTAAATAAATTACGTGGTACATTGAAAGTAGCTGCTGTTAAAGCACCTGGTTTTGGTGACCGCAGGAAAGAAATGTTGCAGGATATTGCTATTCTTACTGCAGGTACAGTAATCAGCGAAGAAATGGGTCATAAACTGGAAGGTGCTGACCTTACATCTCTTGGCCAGGCAGCTTCTATAACTATCGACAAAGACAATACCATTGTTGTTGGCGGTAAAGGAAAGAAAAATGAGATCGTTTCCCGCGTTAACCAGATTAAAGCGCAGATCGAAACAACTACATCTGACTACGATAAAGAAAAATTACAGGAACGTCTTGCCAAACTAAGCGGTGGTGTTGCTGTATTGTATGTTGGTGCTGCTACAGAAGTAGAAATGAAAGAAAAGAAAGACCGTGTAGATGATGCTTTACATGCTACACGTGCAGCAGTTGAAGAAGGTATTGTGCCTGGTGGTGGTGTAGCTTACATTCGTGCTATTGAAAGCCTTGAAGCTAAAGTAAAAGGCCAGATTGCTGATGAGCAGACAGGTATGGCAATCGTTCGCCGTGCTTTGGAAGAGCCTATCCGCACTTTGACTGCTAATGCCGGTATAGACGGTTCTATCGTTGTTCAGAAAATTAAAGAAGGTACAAAAGATTTCGGTTTCAATGCAAGAACTGAAACATATGAAAACCTTTTTAAAGCTGGTGTTATTGACCCTACTAAAGTGAGCCGTGTAGCATTGGAAAATGCTGCTTCTATTGCAGGTATGTTATTAACAACTGAATGTGTTGTTGCTGACAAACCAGAGCCTAAGAGCGCTGCTGCTCCTGCAATGCCGGGTGGTGGTATGGGTATGGATTATTAATTACAATCGTTTTACGGTTATACAAAACCCCGCAGTACCTGCGGGGTTTTTGTTTGAAGTGCGTGGTATTATACATTTGATTTTTTCTTCCTTCTTTGCAGTAATATTATTGCCATCATAATTATGATTATAACGATACCGCCTGTGATGAGATAGACCAAAGCATTACTATCCGTTTGTTTGTTGAGCAATACATTTTCTGTAATCGTTATTAGCTGGTTTGCGTTTACATTGAGTAGTTCCTGTTTTGCCCCCCCGGACCAACGAACAATTATTTTGTCAATTTTTTGTACCTCACCTAACCCAAAGTGCGCTATCACCGAATTCTGCGAGATATGACTAGAACCTCCTCCATCGATTTCCCTGATCATTATTTTATTTCCTATGTGGATCTCTACTTTTGAACCGATTCCATGAGTTTCAGCCTGCACACCTCTAAGCGCAATTTTTATCCAATTGCCTTTTGCAGAATCATTTCTATACAGCTTTGTAACAGATGGTACCGGATAGTTGGGATATACAGGCTCTTCTTCTACTACAAGCAAATCAAGGTCTCCATCATTATCATAATCGAATACAACAGAACCTCTGCCAATACCGTAATCGGCAAGGCCGTATAATGTAGCCTTTTCAGTGAATCTTCCGCCATTATTCTCGTAATAAAAATCAGCCATCGGGTGACAGTCAGGGTTCAGGTCGCCATTTGCAACGTATAAATCAATGTCTCCGTCATGATCAAAATCTGCAAAGTTTGCTCCCCAGCTAATGGCATACATGCCCATGCCTAATTCATTGGCTTTATCTATGAATGGCCGTCCACTTCCCTGATTAACCATAAACATATTAAACTTTATGTTGGTAAAGTAATAGTCCATTAAACCATCATTATTGTAATCACCGACAGCTGTACCCATGGAATTAATACGCAGATCCATGTTCTTTTCTTTGCCGACATCTGTAAATTTTTGTTCAGGATACTCATTCTGCAATAACATATCCGGGGTGCGCTTATACCCAAAGTCGTGATTAACTATCAGGTCCTGGTCTCCATCATTGTCATAGTCAGTGAAAACGCCGCCAAATCCAAAACCCCGGTAATCAAGACCATAATTTTCATACACATCTGTAAATTTTCTGCCGCTATTATTTAATAATAAATAGCCTTTTGCAATCTGGTTGGCACCTACTACGGTTGCGTCGTTTATAAAATTTAATTTTCCTTCAAACTGATTAAAATAATTACCCACATAAATGTCAGGATAACCGTCTCCGTTAAAGTCGCCAAAACTTGCACCGGTGCTAAAAGAGTACATTTTATCCAGGCCGTATTCTTTTGTAACATTTTTAAAAGTTCCGTTGCCGTTATTAAGGAAAAGTAAATTCACTTCCCTTGGTATCGGCAGCTTGGTTGTTCTGCTGGTAATTGTTGTTACAAATAGATCTACAAACCCGTCTTTATTTACATCTGCGCCCGAAACACCCTGAGTAACAAAATCTTTTGTAACAGTTAAGCCGGAGTTGTCAAACACATTTGTAAAAGTACCGTTGCCATTATTTTTATATAATACATCATTGTTCATGCCTCCTGTGATGTAAATATCTTCGTAGCCATCATTATTAAAATCGATTATACAAGCACCGCCGCCAAACATACCTTCATAAACTTTAAACGCATGTTGAATGCCCGCAGAGTCGGTAACATCTGTAAACCTTTTTTGTGCATACCCGGAATAAGGTAAAAGCAGCACATACACCACAGCAGTAGTAATAAAGCGGGACATTTTTACGGTTGTTAAGTTGGTTAAATTATTCAAACCATTCACACTAATGACTGGTGCAACAACAAGCAAATAACGAAAACACTCTATGCCACCAGCGCAACTGATAAATTATTTTTACTCTTTAAATCCTTCTACCTGCAACAGTTTTGCCGGAGATTATATAAACGGTGTTGCGATTAATTTTTCCATTCCAGACCAATTACATTCTTTGCAATTTCTTTTCCTTTTTCTATACCTCTTTCATTATCCTGGGGAATATGTATTCCACCATAAAATCTTGAATTGGCTGTTTCATTTGCAGCTTGCCAAAAAGAGTTGAAATGTCTTTCTTTAAAATCTACGTTCCTAATTTCATCCCTGGGTCGTCCAACGTGCAGACTATCTGTAAATGAGAAACTATCGCCATATAAATCGGTAAGAACTGTAGCCATTGCAGCTGCCTGGATGGCATGCCCTGATGGAAAAGCCGGAAATGGAGGATCTGGCCAAAACGATTCCCAGCGGGCATCTATATGCTGCGTTACAAAAGTGTTAGCTCGTTCTGAATAAAACTGATACTTCCATTTCCAGCAGTTTCTGAAAGCATCGGCCAATGCGATACCTAATTTTGCATAAGTCTCTCCACATTTGATCAGTGAAGGTTGTGTTTTCCTTATCGCTATTGTTGCAAGATAATAGGAATGGCCAGGTGGTGTGGGCGTAACTTCAGGATCATCGCTCCACCAAATGGCAGCCTCTTTTTCATCCTGGCTTAATAATTTGTTCTTTTCATATACCTGTATAAATTGCTGATAGTAACCAGAGGATGGCGCAGTATCATAAGAAACAAACACTGGCGCCGCTACAGCCGAATCCTGCGCAAGAAATGTTCTGTTTTTGCCCCAGTGTGGGTGTAAAGGAAAGTGAGAAAATGTTTGAGCGTATAATGGTGGTTGCCAGCAACCGGGCTTTTGCGGTGGTATCAACTTCTTATCGAAATTATTGAGATAGCCACGATGCCCGCCATCATTCTTAGACCACTCAAAAATGGCTGCAGCAATGGTTTTGCCGTAAGCCACAGAACGATTAACAACCGATTGATCGATACCGCCGCTATAGCGCTTTAAAAAACTTTTTTCCAGCGAGTCTATTTTGCGTTTGTTATCGTCAGACGTCTGAATATAAATGTTTCTGATGATGGCTGCCTGTGCCGCATTTAAACATATCTGCCAGTTATACTGTAAGTCCTTACCTGGTATGGGCAGCGCTCCCAGCCCGTTGAGCTGCGTTGCCACAGAACGGTAAGCAGTGCTGCTGTTGACAACAGACTCGTACATGGTAAGACCGATATAACCAAGCGAACGTGAAGCAAATGTTGGTGAGTTTGCCGGTGTGGTTTTAAGTATGTAAACAGTCATATCGGCCCAGGCAGCAGCCAGTTCATAATCTTTTGGCACCGGCTCTTTATTACATGCTAAAAAAGGCAAGAGGCAACATACAAAGGCTGCCGGCGCCATTAAACTTTTAGACCGTCGGGGCAGCCAAAAAGATGCCATATGCACAACCGATGAAGTGATTGCGACGCAACGAAGATGCCATGAAATACAGCAGCCGGTATTTAAATAAATACCAGAAAAAGCTTTCGAAAACTTTTTCATTTTCTCTATTTAGACAAGTAGTAAGCAGTTAGTTTTTGGCCACAAATGCCAAAATATAGTTTATTGTTTACCTGAATGCAGCTTCTTACATCTCCACGTATATGGAAGCCGGATTCACGCTGGTTAATATACGTAAAATTCCCTTTCCCATCACCGGCAAGTAATACGCCGTAATTTGCATCTGCTTTTCCCAACCTTATTTTTAAGTAACTGTTATTTCCGCACAATAACAGGTCTTTGTTTCCATCCTTGTTAAAATCCAGCGTATCTATTGTGTAAACAGGCGCATACTGCGCCTGTATGGGCAAAGCTGTTTCCTGCAACGCTCCCCCGGCAGTACTCATGAAGCATGTGGTAGCTGTAAAATTGGCCGTAAGGTGACCAGCGCCCTTCAAATCTTTTTCTTCAAAAAGCTGATCCAAAGTAACATCGGCATAGCTTTTAAAGTCTGCAAAACGTTTGCGCAATACGGGTAACTGGCTAACCAGTTCATCTCTTGTTATATAGGGATAGCGTTTGCCCTGGATATAAAAACAAAATACAGGGTCTACAGAGCCATTGTTGTCAAAGTCTTTGTAGTAAAGATCGAGCGGCTCTGTATCGGAGGCGTGAAACTGCATGTTTAAACCGATATTTCCGGCGACGATGTCAGGCCTTCCATCCTGATTTAAATCAACTACTTCAATAGTATTCCACCAGCCTTTGTATTGCTTACTGAAGAATTTTTTTGACTGATCAATGAGCTTACCATCCTGCTTTTTATATACCGTGATGGGCATCCATTCGCCTGCCACGATCAACTCGTTTTCCTGGTCTCTGTCCATATCTGCCCATAGGGCAGTAGTAACCATGCCTGCGGTAGCTAATGCGGGGCAAACTTTTTTGGTTTGATCGGTAAACCGGCCTTTACCGTCATTGATTAAGATATAGCTTACCGGCGTTTCAGGATAACGGCCCGGCACCACTCTTCCACCTACAAAAATATCTGGTGCGCCATCTCCGTTGATGTCGTCTACAGCCACACTCGATTTGCTGCCAGCAATAGCGGGCAATAAATTACTACGCTTATAATTTCCTTTGCCATCAGCAATGTATAAGCGATCATGCAGCAAATAAAACGAATCTCCAATGCTGTGATAACCGCCGCTTGCAATATATATATCAGCGTTTCCATCTTTATCAGCATCCAGAATAGCAATTGCTGCATCTACATATTGCTTGTCTTTCTCAAAATCGGCTATTAT encodes the following:
- the groL gene encoding chaperonin GroEL (60 kDa chaperone family; promotes refolding of misfolded polypeptides especially under stressful conditions; forms two stacked rings of heptamers to form a barrel-shaped 14mer; ends can be capped by GroES; misfolded proteins enter the barrel where they are refolded when GroES binds); this encodes MAKQLFFDIEARNKMKRGVDVLANAVKVTLGPKGRNVVIEKKFGAPAVTKDGVTVAKEIELEDPIENMGAQMVKEVASKTADIAGDGTTTATVLAQSIISEGLKMVAAGANPMDLKRGIDKAVALVVENLKGQSQTVGNDSKKIQQVATISANNDETIGKLIAEAFAKVGKEGVITVEEAKGTDTTVDVVEGMQFDRGYISPYFVTNSEKMEAELQNPYILIYDKKISAMKDILHILEKVAQSGRPLVIISEDLEGEALATLVVNKLRGTLKVAAVKAPGFGDRRKEMLQDIAILTAGTVISEEMGHKLEGADLTSLGQAASITIDKDNTIVVGGKGKKNEIVSRVNQIKAQIETTTSDYDKEKLQERLAKLSGGVAVLYVGAATEVEMKEKKDRVDDALHATRAAVEEGIVPGGGVAYIRAIESLEAKVKGQIADEQTGMAIVRRALEEPIRTLTANAGIDGSIVVQKIKEGTKDFGFNARTETYENLFKAGVIDPTKVSRVALENAASIAGMLLTTECVVADKPEPKSAAAPAMPGGGMGMDY
- a CDS encoding N-acetylglucosamine kinase, whose product is MAIKLIADSGSTKCEWCLIANNRKKKIITQGISPYFLTAAEIVALLQNELVKKIKDVQVDEVHYYGTGLGNPDNVKVLKKVLKKVFPSAKIEANIDLLAAARAVCGNEKGVACILGTGSNSCYYNGKKIIKNSPGLGYVLGDEGSGAYLGRKVIQHFLYNTFDEELLLRFNEQFKTNANDILEHVYKRPQPNRYLASFAVFLAENRGHYMIENIIEDGLNDFFFTHLYKYRESWLYPISFVGSVAYGLQDVLQDLCNTYELELGKVLKQPMDGLIAYHTTA
- a CDS encoding vanadium-dependent haloperoxidase, which codes for MPKDYELAAAWADMTVYILKTTPANSPTFASRSLGYIGLTMYESVVNSSTAYRSVATQLNGLGALPIPGKDLQYNWQICLNAAQAAIIRNIYIQTSDDNKRKIDSLEKSFLKRYSGGIDQSVVNRSVAYGKTIAAAIFEWSKNDGGHRGYLNNFDKKLIPPQKPGCWQPPLYAQTFSHFPLHPHWGKNRTFLAQDSAVAAPVFVSYDTAPSSGYYQQFIQVYEKNKLLSQDEKEAAIWWSDDPEVTPTPPGHSYYLATIAIRKTQPSLIKCGETYAKLGIALADAFRNCWKWKYQFYSERANTFVTQHIDARWESFWPDPPFPAFPSGHAIQAAAMATVLTDLYGDSFSFTDSLHVGRPRDEIRNVDFKERHFNSFWQAANETANSRFYGGIHIPQDNERGIEKGKEIAKNVIGLEWKN
- a CDS encoding co-chaperone GroES, which encodes MAKKINVTPLHDRVIIQPARAEEKTAGGIIIPDTAKEKPQRGTVVAAGPGKKDEPVSVKVGDTVLYGKYAGTEIQIEGNDLLIMRESDILAII
- a CDS encoding CRTAC1 family protein — protein: MSRFITTAVVYVLLLPYSGYAQKRFTDVTDSAGIQHAFKVYEGMFGGGACIIDFNNDGYEDIYITGGMNNDVLYKNNGNGTFTNVFDNSGLTVTKDFVTQGVSGADVNKDGFVDLFVTTITSRTTKLPIPREVNLLFLNNGNGTFKNVTKEYGLDKMYSFSTGASFGDFNGDGYPDIYVGNYFNQFEGKLNFINDATVVGANQIAKGYLLLNNSGRKFTDVYENYGLDYRGFGFGGVFTDYDNDGDQDLIVNHDFGYKRTPDMLLQNEYPEQKFTDVGKEKNMDLRINSMGTAVGDYNNDGLMDYYFTNIKFNMFMVNQGSGRPFIDKANELGMGMYAISWGANFADFDHDGDIDLYVANGDLNPDCHPMADFYYENNGGRFTEKATLYGLADYGIGRGSVVFDYDNDGDLDLLVVEEEPVYPNYPVPSVTKLYRNDSAKGNWIKIALRGVQAETHGIGSKVEIHIGNKIMIREIDGGGSSHISQNSVIAHFGLGEVQKIDKIIVRWSGGAKQELLNVNANQLITITENVLLNKQTDSNALVYLITGGIVIIIIMMAIILLQRRKKKSNV